The following are from one region of the Actinoplanes sp. L3-i22 genome:
- a CDS encoding MoaD/ThiS family protein: MGRSVGSCVVLTVRYFAGARAAAGGVSAEEVAADSLEGLVQVLTDRHGERLGLVLKAASFLVDGLACHDRRASLPVGATVDILPPFAGG, from the coding sequence ATGGGCCGTTCGGTTGGGAGCTGTGTCGTGCTGACCGTTCGCTACTTTGCGGGAGCTCGTGCTGCGGCTGGGGGTGTTTCGGCCGAGGAGGTTGCGGCTGATTCGCTGGAGGGCCTGGTTCAGGTGCTCACCGATCGGCACGGGGAGCGGCTCGGGCTGGTCCTCAAGGCTGCGAGCTTCCTGGTCGACGGGCTGGCCTGCCACGATCGGCGGGCCTCGCTGCCGGTCGGTGCGACTGTGGACATTTTGCCGCCCTTCGCCGGCGGCTGA
- a CDS encoding GNAT family N-acetyltransferase, whose translation MAPVAVRSYRPADHSAGRRLWAELTRQQHEMYGELDDDGGAGFEEYLTRLDLSGLWVADHADDGVIGMVGLIMRNRAGEVEPVIVTVTHRHKGVGRKLLQHVAAEAKKRSMTSLTISPASRNVEAIRSLHAAGYDVVSSIELTMDLDRHAHAWQQEGLELQGLPFRN comes from the coding sequence ATGGCCCCTGTCGCAGTGCGCTCGTACCGCCCGGCTGACCACTCCGCGGGCCGGCGGCTGTGGGCTGAGCTGACACGTCAGCAGCACGAGATGTACGGCGAGCTCGACGACGACGGCGGCGCCGGTTTCGAGGAGTATCTGACCCGCCTCGACCTGAGCGGCCTGTGGGTCGCCGACCACGCCGACGACGGGGTGATCGGCATGGTCGGCCTGATCATGCGAAACCGTGCGGGCGAGGTCGAGCCGGTGATCGTCACGGTCACCCACCGGCACAAGGGGGTCGGCCGCAAGCTGCTGCAACACGTCGCGGCCGAGGCCAAGAAGCGGAGCATGACCTCGCTGACGATCTCGCCGGCGTCGCGGAACGTGGAGGCGATCCGCAGCCTGCACGCCGCCGGCTACGACGTGGTCTCCTCGATCGAGCTCACCATGGATCTGGACCGGCACGCCCACGCCTGGCAGCAGGAGGGCCTGGAGCTGCAGGGTCTGCCCTTCCGTAACTGA
- a CDS encoding DUF6457 domain-containing protein: protein MNELDRWVAAAGAELGVLPEDVAVKAVLDMARDVAHNVIRPGAPVTAYLMGLAVGRGADPAEVAERVTALALDWKREPEPTES, encoded by the coding sequence GTGAACGAGCTGGACAGGTGGGTCGCCGCGGCCGGGGCGGAGCTGGGCGTGCTGCCGGAGGACGTGGCCGTCAAGGCGGTGCTGGACATGGCGCGGGACGTGGCACACAACGTGATCCGTCCGGGGGCGCCGGTCACGGCCTACCTGATGGGGCTGGCGGTGGGCCGCGGAGCGGACCCGGCCGAGGTCGCCGAACGGGTGACCGCCCTGGCCCTCGACTGGAAGCGCGAGCCCGAGCCGACCGAAAGCTGA
- a CDS encoding NTP transferase domain-containing protein → MVLAGGAARRMGGADKPTLAVAGQSMLTRVLAAVHDADPRVVVGRVPSDLPVPVHVTREEPPGGGPVAAAAAGLALVPGPIAYTALLAADLPFLTGEAIDVLRLTVESAPMEGAVYRDTDGRLQILCGVWKTAALRAAIDRLAAKRGGLHGAPVRELIGELRVAEVSWRRPGPPPWFDCDTDDDLRTAEEWAR, encoded by the coding sequence GTGGTGCTGGCCGGTGGTGCGGCGCGGCGAATGGGCGGTGCGGACAAGCCGACTCTGGCTGTCGCCGGCCAGTCGATGCTGACCCGGGTACTGGCCGCCGTGCACGACGCCGACCCGCGTGTGGTGGTCGGTCGTGTCCCCTCTGACCTGCCGGTTCCGGTGCATGTGACCCGGGAGGAGCCACCCGGTGGCGGTCCGGTCGCGGCCGCCGCGGCGGGCCTCGCGCTGGTCCCCGGGCCGATCGCCTACACCGCTCTGCTCGCCGCCGATCTGCCGTTCCTCACCGGTGAGGCGATCGACGTGCTGCGCCTGACGGTGGAGTCGGCGCCGATGGAGGGCGCGGTCTACCGGGACACCGACGGGCGGCTGCAGATCCTGTGCGGGGTGTGGAAGACGGCGGCGCTGCGTGCGGCGATCGACCGGCTCGCCGCGAAACGGGGTGGCCTGCACGGCGCGCCGGTGCGGGAGCTGATCGGCGAGCTGCGGGTGGCCGAGGTGTCCTGGCGCCGGCCCGGCCCGCCGCCGTGGTTCGACTGTGACACCGACGACGACCTGCGCACGGCCGAGGAGTGGGCGCGGTGA
- the fdhD gene encoding formate dehydrogenase accessory sulfurtransferase FdhD translates to MGRSTTRRPVVRIDLAGPPGSVRRPDELAAEEPLEIRVRKQPLAVTMRTPGNDIDLAMGFLLSEGMIAVAEDVTTAQLCAGTDTPNTYNVVDIVLGAHVPPPLTDPTRNFYTTSSCGVCGKASIDAVRTKSRFDVTGDPLRVPAATLAELPGRLRAAQRTFDRTGGLHAAGLFTAAGELLVLREDVGRHNAVDKVLGWALREGRLPLTGHVLMVSGRASFELTQKAWMAGLPLLAAVSAPSTLAVELADEAGMTLVGFLRGQTMNVYAGVERVTV, encoded by the coding sequence ATGGGCAGGAGCACGACGCGGCGACCGGTGGTCCGCATCGATCTCGCCGGCCCGCCGGGCAGCGTGCGGCGGCCGGACGAGCTCGCCGCCGAGGAGCCGCTGGAGATCCGGGTGCGCAAGCAGCCGCTCGCGGTGACCATGCGCACCCCCGGGAACGACATCGACCTGGCGATGGGCTTCCTGCTCAGCGAGGGCATGATCGCCGTCGCCGAGGACGTGACCACCGCGCAGCTGTGCGCCGGGACGGACACGCCGAACACCTACAACGTGGTGGACATCGTGCTCGGCGCGCACGTGCCGCCGCCGCTCACCGATCCGACCCGGAACTTCTACACCACCAGCTCGTGCGGGGTCTGCGGGAAGGCCAGCATCGACGCGGTGCGGACCAAATCGCGCTTCGACGTGACCGGCGACCCGTTGCGCGTGCCCGCCGCCACCCTGGCCGAGCTGCCCGGCCGGCTGCGGGCCGCGCAGCGCACCTTCGACCGGACCGGGGGCCTGCACGCGGCCGGGCTGTTCACCGCGGCCGGCGAGCTGCTCGTGCTGCGGGAGGACGTCGGCCGGCACAACGCCGTGGACAAGGTGCTCGGCTGGGCGCTGCGGGAGGGTCGGCTGCCGCTGACCGGGCACGTGCTGATGGTCTCCGGGCGGGCCAGTTTCGAGCTCACCCAGAAGGCCTGGATGGCCGGGCTGCCGCTGCTCGCCGCGGTCTCCGCCCCGAGCACCCTCGCGGTCGAGCTCGCCGACGAGGCCGGGATGACGCTGGTCGGCTTCCTCCGCGGGCAGACCATGAACGTTTACGCCGGCGTGGAGCGCGTCACAGTCTGA
- a CDS encoding DUF4192 domain-containing protein encodes MTANCSLAVRTPADLIAIVPFVLGYHPHHSVATVGLIGSRIEFAVCHDLPPPDWTEADVRVAANEVAAAVARQRSKLVAIVGYGPPPRVLPAVLRSAEAVRGRGLEVLDVMRVSDDRWWSYLCSDPSCCPPEGTPCLPGDSVIAAEATFQGQVALPSRKDLTAQVAAVGGAERAEMVRATERARRRFTDLIAEDLTAERYGRLVRQQGRLAVRAAEKCYRSGGSLEPDEIAWLGALLVERSVEDFALDRAATAHDWRIRLWTDVLRRVEPAYVAPPACLLGFTAWQAGRGSLARVAIDRALAEEPRHELAGLLHNVLGFGLSPQMLRVRGHR; translated from the coding sequence ATGACAGCCAACTGCAGCCTCGCCGTCCGGACCCCCGCCGACCTGATCGCGATCGTCCCGTTCGTGCTCGGCTATCACCCGCACCACAGCGTCGCCACGGTCGGCCTGATCGGCTCGCGGATCGAGTTCGCGGTCTGCCACGACCTGCCACCGCCCGACTGGACCGAGGCCGACGTCCGGGTCGCGGCGAACGAGGTGGCCGCCGCCGTCGCCCGGCAGCGGTCGAAACTGGTGGCCATCGTCGGCTACGGGCCGCCGCCCCGGGTGCTTCCGGCGGTGTTGCGCAGCGCCGAGGCGGTGCGTGGGCGCGGCCTCGAGGTGCTCGACGTGATGCGGGTCAGCGACGACCGCTGGTGGTCCTACCTGTGCAGCGATCCGTCCTGCTGTCCGCCGGAGGGCACGCCCTGCCTGCCGGGGGACAGCGTGATCGCCGCCGAGGCCACCTTCCAGGGCCAGGTCGCGCTGCCCAGCCGGAAGGATCTGACCGCGCAGGTGGCCGCGGTCGGCGGGGCGGAGCGGGCCGAGATGGTCCGGGCCACCGAGCGGGCCCGGCGCCGCTTCACCGACCTGATCGCCGAGGACCTGACCGCGGAACGGTACGGGCGGCTGGTCCGCCAACAGGGCCGGCTCGCGGTCCGGGCGGCGGAGAAGTGCTACCGCTCCGGCGGTTCGCTCGAGCCGGACGAGATCGCCTGGCTCGGCGCGCTGCTGGTCGAGCGGTCGGTGGAGGACTTCGCGCTGGACCGGGCCGCCACCGCGCACGACTGGCGGATCCGGCTCTGGACCGACGTGCTGCGCCGGGTCGAGCCGGCCTACGTGGCGCCGCCGGCCTGCCTGCTCGGCTTCACCGCGTGGCAGGCCGGGCGGGGCTCGCTGGCCCGGGTCGCGATCGACCGGGCGCTGGCCGAGGAGCCGCGGCACGAGCTGGCCGGCCTGCTGCACAACGTGCTGGGCTTCGGCCTGTCACCGCAGATGCTGCGGGTCCGGGGGCACCGATGA
- a CDS encoding Lrp/AsnC family transcriptional regulator, which translates to MQMDAVDQRIIALLVADARASYADIGARVSLSAPAVKRRVDRLRTAGVIKGFTAVIEPAAVGWTTEAFVELFCTGRTTPAQITVATRRHPEVVGAYTVSGQADALVHLRAADIGHLEQALERLRAEPFVTSTRSMVVLSRLVETPTAVPALPD; encoded by the coding sequence TTGCAGATGGACGCCGTCGACCAGCGAATCATTGCGTTGCTCGTTGCGGACGCCCGCGCTTCGTACGCCGACATCGGGGCCCGGGTGTCACTGTCCGCCCCCGCGGTGAAGCGCCGGGTGGACCGATTGCGCACGGCCGGGGTGATCAAGGGATTCACCGCAGTGATCGAGCCGGCCGCGGTGGGGTGGACGACCGAGGCTTTCGTGGAGCTGTTCTGCACCGGGCGGACCACGCCGGCGCAGATCACGGTGGCCACCCGGCGGCATCCGGAGGTGGTCGGCGCCTACACGGTCTCCGGGCAGGCGGATGCCCTCGTGCACCTGCGTGCGGCCGATATTGGTCACCTGGAGCAGGCGCTGGAGCGGCTGCGCGCCGAGCCGTTCGTCACCTCGACGCGCAGCATGGTGGTGCTGTCCCGCCTGGTGGAGACACCGACCGCGGTGCCGGCGCTGCCGGATTGA
- the ddaH gene encoding dimethylargininase codes for MSHLERAPRKRTYLMCPPEHFTVEYAINPWMDITAEVDAVRAVKQWESLRSTLINLGHVVHVLDARPGLPDMVYSANGAFSVDGTVYGARFRYPQRADEAMAHQAFYDTAGSWKFVAPVHVNEGEGDFAYLPAAYGGIVLAGYGFRTDPAAHAEAQEALGRPVISLRLIDPAFYHLDTALAALDDRHVTYYPEAFSPASRQVLAQLFPDAVLADRADAEAFGLNLVSDGRHVILNTDAIDMGRKVRAAGYQPVHVDLSELKRGGGSVKCAVAELRA; via the coding sequence ATGAGCCACTTGGAGCGAGCCCCGCGGAAACGGACATACCTGATGTGTCCCCCGGAGCATTTCACGGTCGAGTATGCGATCAACCCGTGGATGGACATCACCGCGGAAGTGGACGCCGTCCGGGCCGTGAAGCAGTGGGAATCGCTGCGCAGCACCCTGATCAATCTCGGTCACGTGGTGCATGTGTTGGACGCCCGGCCGGGCCTGCCGGACATGGTCTACTCGGCGAACGGCGCGTTCTCGGTGGACGGCACGGTCTACGGCGCCCGGTTCCGCTATCCGCAGCGCGCTGACGAGGCGATGGCCCACCAGGCGTTCTACGACACCGCGGGCAGCTGGAAGTTCGTCGCTCCGGTGCACGTCAACGAGGGTGAGGGCGACTTCGCGTACCTGCCCGCGGCCTACGGCGGCATCGTCCTGGCCGGCTACGGCTTCCGCACCGACCCGGCCGCGCACGCCGAGGCGCAGGAGGCGCTGGGCCGCCCGGTGATCTCGCTCCGCCTGATCGACCCGGCCTTCTACCACCTGGACACGGCGCTGGCCGCGCTCGACGACCGGCACGTCACGTACTACCCGGAGGCGTTCTCGCCGGCCTCCCGGCAGGTGCTCGCCCAACTCTTCCCGGACGCCGTGCTCGCCGACCGCGCCGACGCCGAGGCGTTCGGCCTGAACCTGGTCAGCGACGGTCGCCACGTGATCCTGAACACCGACGCGATCGACATGGGCCGCAAGGTCCGCGCCGCCGGATATCAGCCCGTCCACGTGGATCTCTCCGAACTCAAGCGCGGCGGCGGCAGCGTGAAGTGCGCCGTCGCCGAGTTGAGGGCCTAG
- a CDS encoding YbjN domain-containing protein, whose product MTAEIPAGDTPESVLLDEPTTADLRAKVTEAWREFASALAGMLSSLPSGAQIDLTLDPTASGTGTAVYSVSLRVLPAGVLEALAVGNAGLPAEFRMDRATVADMVALGWSPPGVLAGSRDAFGLRSEQAKAPAVAATVSRTLRDVYGAPHPAFLVYLVHDEEDEPLDAGPLATARQEPGLEQITSATELTDEELLGEVTGEEVPLEERVRTVISTMSKTTVDQLQVDTDGDIGIRAGSAMVFVRVRDNPPLVDVFSPILTEVEPTEQLYVKLSELTNRMPIGRLYCAQDTVWASIPVFGRNFQAVHLMLAVQVMTGLADELDDRLHGEFGGKRFFGEGDKPTPPKNEDDHRTGMYL is encoded by the coding sequence ATGACGGCAGAGATCCCGGCGGGCGACACGCCCGAGAGCGTGTTGCTCGACGAACCGACCACGGCCGACCTACGGGCCAAGGTCACCGAGGCGTGGCGCGAGTTCGCCAGTGCCCTGGCCGGCATGCTGTCCAGCCTGCCGTCCGGCGCCCAGATCGACCTCACCCTGGACCCGACCGCGTCCGGCACCGGCACCGCGGTCTACTCGGTCAGCCTCCGGGTGCTGCCGGCCGGCGTGCTCGAGGCGCTCGCCGTGGGCAACGCCGGGCTGCCGGCCGAGTTCCGGATGGACCGGGCCACGGTCGCCGACATGGTCGCGCTCGGCTGGTCCCCGCCCGGCGTGCTGGCCGGCTCGCGCGACGCGTTCGGTCTGCGCTCGGAGCAGGCCAAGGCGCCCGCGGTGGCCGCCACCGTCTCCCGCACGCTGCGTGACGTCTACGGGGCTCCGCACCCGGCCTTCCTGGTCTACCTCGTGCACGACGAGGAGGACGAGCCGCTCGACGCCGGCCCGCTGGCCACCGCGCGGCAGGAGCCCGGCCTGGAGCAGATCACCTCCGCCACCGAGCTGACCGACGAGGAGCTCCTGGGCGAGGTCACCGGCGAGGAGGTGCCGCTCGAGGAGCGGGTCCGCACGGTGATCTCCACGATGTCCAAGACCACGGTCGACCAGCTCCAGGTCGACACGGACGGCGACATCGGCATCCGGGCCGGCTCGGCGATGGTGTTCGTCCGGGTCCGGGACAATCCGCCGCTGGTCGACGTCTTCTCGCCGATCCTGACCGAGGTCGAGCCGACCGAGCAGCTCTACGTGAAGCTGTCCGAGCTCACCAACCGGATGCCGATCGGCCGGCTCTACTGTGCGCAGGACACGGTCTGGGCGTCGATCCCGGTCTTCGGCCGCAACTTCCAGGCCGTCCACCTGATGCTCGCGGTGCAGGTGATGACCGGTCTGGCCGACGAGCTGGACGATCGGCTGCACGGCGAGTTCGGCGGCAAGCGCTTCTTCGGCGAGGGCGACAAGCCCACCCCGCCGAAGAACGAGGACGACCACCGCACCGGGATGTACCTCTAG
- the moaA gene encoding GTP 3',8-cyclase MoaA, producing MAAVIKLADRFGRVATDLRVSLTDRCNLRCTYCMPAEGLAWMPQPEQLTDDEVGRLVQVAVERLGVTEIRFTGGEPLIRRGLVGIVAEAARLSPRPRLSVTTNGIGLERLAAGLRNAGLDRVNVSLDTLDPDRFRTLTRRDRHADVLRGMRAAAEAGLTPVKINTVLMRGVNDDEAPALLRFALEHGYQLRFIEQMPLDAQHQWDRHTMVTAEEILAALKPFDLQPDDVSRGTAPAETWLVPGHVDAAGQPARVGVIASVTRPFCGDCDRTRLTADGQVRNCLFATEESDLRKLLRDGAPDAEIAEAWRVAMWGKRAGHGIDDPAFLQPARPMSAIGG from the coding sequence GTGGCAGCCGTGATCAAGCTCGCCGATCGCTTCGGCCGAGTCGCGACCGATCTGCGCGTCTCCCTCACCGACCGCTGCAACCTGCGCTGCACCTACTGCATGCCCGCCGAGGGCCTGGCCTGGATGCCCCAGCCCGAGCAGCTCACCGACGACGAGGTGGGCCGGCTGGTCCAGGTCGCGGTCGAGCGCCTCGGCGTCACCGAGATCCGGTTCACTGGTGGCGAGCCGCTGATCCGGCGTGGCCTGGTCGGCATCGTCGCCGAGGCGGCGCGGCTGAGTCCGCGGCCCAGGCTGTCGGTGACCACCAACGGCATCGGGCTGGAGCGGCTCGCGGCAGGGCTACGGAACGCCGGGCTCGACCGGGTCAACGTCTCGCTCGACACGCTGGATCCCGACCGATTCCGCACACTGACCCGTCGCGATCGGCATGCCGACGTCCTGCGCGGGATGCGTGCCGCGGCCGAGGCCGGGCTCACCCCCGTCAAGATCAATACGGTGCTGATGCGCGGGGTGAACGACGACGAGGCTCCGGCGCTGTTGCGGTTCGCCCTGGAGCATGGATATCAATTGCGCTTCATCGAGCAGATGCCGCTGGACGCTCAGCACCAGTGGGATCGGCACACGATGGTGACGGCCGAGGAGATCCTCGCCGCGCTGAAGCCCTTCGATCTGCAGCCCGACGATGTTTCACGTGGAACGGCTCCGGCCGAGACTTGGCTGGTCCCGGGGCACGTGGACGCGGCCGGCCAGCCGGCCCGGGTGGGCGTGATCGCGAGCGTGACCCGGCCGTTCTGTGGAGACTGCGACCGGACCCGGCTGACCGCGGACGGTCAGGTGCGCAACTGCCTGTTCGCCACCGAGGAGAGCGACCTGCGGAAGTTACTGCGGGACGGGGCACCGGATGCCGAGATCGCCGAGGCCTGGCGGGTGGCGATGTGGGGGAAGCGGGCCGGGCACGGGATCGACGATCCGGCCTTCCTGCAGCCGGCCCGCCCGATGTCCGCCATCGGGGGCTGA
- a CDS encoding fructosamine kinase family protein, with protein MDMAYLRAHPEHLPTFLTHQRIRETPLRRGVSSAARLTLDDGVSLFAKSWPSGSDHAPPGPAAAADGPADRTASAAGAPDGFFAAEAAGLRWLRGAGAVAVPEVIVALPNLIAMEWVEPGDVGQSAAETFGRGLAALHRSGAETFGAPWAGWIGPLPLDNTPSDGPWCSWFAERRLLPYLRISADQGALSGADTALVEEIIKTIDRYGVEEPPARIHGDLWPGNLLWGADGRGWLVDPAAHGGHRETDLATMSLFGGVERLDVILGAYRAEWPLADGWQRRVPLHQLHLLLVHTAAFGAGFRGAVVSAAQAILRG; from the coding sequence GTGGACATGGCGTATCTGCGCGCGCACCCGGAGCATCTCCCGACATTCCTTACCCATCAACGGATCCGGGAGACGCCGCTGCGTCGTGGGGTCAGTTCGGCTGCGCGGTTGACGCTGGACGATGGGGTGTCGCTGTTCGCGAAGTCGTGGCCGTCCGGTTCTGATCACGCGCCGCCGGGGCCTGCGGCTGCTGCTGACGGGCCCGCGGACCGCACGGCTTCCGCCGCTGGTGCGCCGGATGGGTTCTTCGCGGCGGAGGCGGCCGGGTTGCGGTGGCTGCGCGGGGCCGGGGCTGTCGCCGTACCCGAAGTGATCGTCGCTCTTCCGAATTTGATCGCGATGGAATGGGTGGAGCCGGGCGACGTGGGCCAATCGGCTGCGGAGACTTTCGGACGCGGCCTGGCGGCGCTCCACCGCAGCGGCGCGGAAACTTTCGGCGCGCCCTGGGCCGGCTGGATCGGACCGCTGCCGCTCGACAACACGCCGTCCGACGGACCCTGGTGCTCCTGGTTCGCCGAGCGTCGACTGCTTCCCTACCTGCGGATTTCTGCCGATCAAGGTGCGCTTTCCGGCGCCGACACCGCTCTGGTCGAGGAGATCATCAAGACAATTGATCGGTACGGGGTGGAGGAGCCGCCCGCGCGAATCCATGGTGATCTGTGGCCCGGAAATCTCCTGTGGGGAGCGGACGGGCGTGGGTGGCTCGTCGATCCCGCGGCACACGGCGGTCATCGGGAGACCGATCTGGCGACGATGTCGCTGTTCGGCGGGGTGGAGCGGCTGGACGTGATCCTCGGGGCCTATCGGGCGGAGTGGCCGCTCGCGGACGGGTGGCAGCGGCGCGTGCCGCTGCATCAGCTGCATCTCCTGCTCGTGCACACGGCGGCCTTCGGCGCGGGCTTCCGTGGTGCCGTGGTCTCGGCGGCGCAGGCGATCCTACGCGGCTGA